Proteins found in one Ostrinia nubilalis chromosome 27, ilOstNubi1.1, whole genome shotgun sequence genomic segment:
- the LOC135084746 gene encoding uncharacterized protein LOC135084746: MASGDSDHIEVMDSTVPKKTESATGPSGSEDDDRDKASIAEKNAPYDPAVGPSGAISKVHKSDRKIGHRRVGEGGEITYKKIQSSQIMGSIQLGIQHAIGGLASKPERDLLMQDFMTVETTNFPHEGSNHTPAHHYSEFKFKTYAPIAFRYFRDLFGIQPDDFLMSMCSAPLRELSNPGASGSIFYLTNDDEFIIKTVQHKEGEFLQKLLPGYYLNLDQNPRTLLPKFFGLYCYQCNSKNVRLVAMNNILPSSVKLHQKYDLKGSTYKRKANKSERTKKSPTYKDLDFMEHHTEGIFLEADTYSALIKTMQRDCRVLESFKIMDYSLLVGIHNLDEAQREKTEARKRTDSGQSDDDADGEPKKSGLNRTRSINRQRLVAHSTAMESIQAESEPIDEEEDVPPGGIPARNARGERLLLFLGIIDILQSYRLRKKLEHTWKSMIHDGDTVSVHRPSFYAQRFLDFMAKTVFKKIPSLDLPEIKGNHRKFRTLVTSYIALKHSPSKRKSIAKPTRAQEDIDTPGGASSSGAMGIKAVSLSDVTAHITPTSVTSPVSTAAKITVTSAKSPPSGEGDVAFPAVLKGSQKQRVPPPVPPRGSPKAKRGGGNSQSSSIDTKGDYPNLSISVSDIPPQTPITSSDDDFCFYGHDFKFKEPVACRIPPSVSEHSIKMTQLVASNSFLDFVEEGDSITERSHPGKDLIAQTTMMARFNIDTAVREHLDSGEYHDTSFTESSSEERIIVYELPDEGTHAIELAEIKGRQSKSPTQFIKGMVSHIGDKLSRKSPIGIEAPGEKLSVHNVRSSDLISAAKTLKRTPRSERNFNPSEDREVEQKVDKNGGTRPGIISGLTKRLNFNQSKRDKNRPQEIKKPKPKVEIKTYTEQHSRGMTKDEVICHRKAKNKIDMFQKHIWKVQSDSENSSRRSSFSSSQDSKRSEKTPNLGRHVLVKETKKLFEPIKYIHESSSSLDKKSNFSLNVTSLNPIISKSISGNVHDKIKKFSETSLSDSKMPQKVPRQKKKGSFKKRSARNRILKMRKEVEEVTGAPLSCCSTPPPPFEEAAPPRTSRTNSSSTTSSSASGRRRGASSAASVMTTSSASSLALTPAALSSARSNEASVCWTPPASVEGSTPTWTEGTPSFTESSSSEQGYPITPARSEGRRSPRPPPPPARSLPPTTINCLTSEVMEITHLTSETSHITISTYEVHRQMESEDKYVN; this comes from the exons GAATCCAACATGCAATCGGCGGTCTGGCATCCAAGCCTGAGCGCGATCTGCTCATGCAGGACTTCATGACAGTGGAGACGACCAACTTCCCGCACGAAGGGTCGAATCACACGCCCGCCCACCACTACTCCGAGTTCAAGTTCAAGACGTACGCGCCGATCGCGTTCCGCTACTTCAGGGACCTGTTCGGGATACAGCCCGACGATTTCCTG ATGTCAATGTGCAGTGCGCCGCTTCGCGAACTGAGCAACCCCGGAGCGTCAGGCAGCATATTCTACCTGACCAACGACGacgagttcatcataaagacgGTCCAACACAAAGAGGGGGAGTTTCTGCAGAAACTGCTGCCCGGTTACTACTTGAATCTCGATCAG AACCCGCGCACATTACTACCGAAGTTCTTCGGACTATACTGTTACCAGTGCAACAGTAAGAACGTGCGGTTGGTTGCTATGAACAACATACTGCCTTCGTCTGTGAAACTGCACCAGAAGTACGACTTGAAAGGATCCACTTATAAGAGAAAG GCGAACAAAAGCGAAAGAACAAAGAAGTCGCCTACATACAAAGACCTGGACTTCATGGAGCACCATACAGAGGGCATATTCCTGGAGGCAGACACGTATAGTGCGCTCATCAAGACCATGCAGCGTGACTGCCGAGTCTTGGAGAGCTTTAAG ATCATGGACTACTCCCTACTAGTCGGCATCCACAACCTGGACGAAGCGCAACGGGAGAAGACCGAAGCTCGCAAAAGGACGGACTCAGGCCAGAGCGACGACGACGCGGATGGAGAACCTAAGAAAAGCGGATTGAATCGGACGAG GTCTATCAATCGGCAGCGGTTGGTAGCTCACTCCACTGCTATGGAGAGCATCCAAGCTGAAAGCGAGCCTATTGATGAGGAGGAAGACGTGCC TCCGGGCGGTATTCCGGCGAGGAACGCGCGCGGGGAGCGGCTCCTACTCTTTCTGGGCATCATCGATATACTACAATCGTATCGGCTGCGGAAGAAGCTTGAACACACGTGGAAAAGCATGATACACGACGGG GATACAGTTTCAGTGCACAGGCCAAGTTTCTACGCACAGAGGTTCCTTGACTTCATGGCAAAAACCGTATTTAAGAAGATACCTTCGT TGGACCTTCCCGAGATTAAAGGCAACCACCGCAAGTTCCGAACGCTGGTCACGAGCTACATAG CATTGAAACACTCACCGTCGAAGCGGAAGAGCATCGCCAAGCCGACCAGAGCGCAGGAAGATATCGATACGCCTG GCGGCGCAAGTTCTAGCGGCGCCATGGGCATCAAAGCAG TGTCACTGTCTGACGTCACAGCTCATATTACTCCGACGTCGGTGACGTCACCGGTATCCACCGCCGCTAAAATCACGGTCACGTCTGCCAAGTCGCCTCCCTCAGGGGAGGGGGATGTGGCGTTCCCGGCCGTTCTAAAGGGTTCCCAAAAGCAGAGGGTCCCACCACCCGTCCCTCCCAGAGGCTCCCCTAAAGCAAAACGCGGCGGTGGTAACTCCCAGTCGTCCAGTATCGACACGAAAGGTGACTATCCCAATCTAAGCATATCAGTCAGCGATATCCCACCTCAAACGCCCATCACCAGCAGTGATGACGATTTCTGCTTCTACGGGCATGATTTTAAGTTTAAAGAGCCTGTTGCATGCCGCATCCCGCCGTCTGTGTCTGAACATTCTATTAAAATGACGCAGCTAGTTGCGTCCAACTCGTTCTTAGACTTCGTGGAAGAAGGAGACAGCATTACAGAGAGGTCGCATCCGGGGAAGGATTTGATAGCTCAAACTACAATGATGGCGAGGTTCAATATAGATACAGCTGTGAGAGAGCACTTGGACTCGGGAGAATATCATGACACCTCGTTCACGGAATCTAGTAGTGAAGAGAGGATAATAGTTTATGAACTCCCAGACGAAGGAACTCACGCTATAGAATTAGCTGAAATCAAAGGCAGACAGTCCAAAAGTCCAACACAGTTCATCAAGGGTATGGTTTCTCATATTGGTGATAAATTATCAAGAAAATCCCCAATTGGCATCGAAGCGCCTGGTGAAAAACTGAGTGTGCATAATGTACGATCTTCAGACTTGATTTCAGCAGCGAAAACGTTGAAAAGGACTCCGCGTTCTGAAAGGAATTTCAACCCAAGCGAAGATAGAGAAGTTGAACAAAAAGTCGATAAAAATGGTGGAACAAGGCCTGGAATTATTTCTGGTCTAACCAAAAGATTAAACTTCAATCAGTCGAAGAGAGACAAAAATCGGCCTCAAGAAATTAAGAAGCCTAAACCCAAAGTTGAGATCAAGACGTACACAGAACAGCATTCGAGAGGAATGACGAAAGATGAAGTGATCTGCCATAGAAAGGCTAAGAACAAAATTGATATGTTCCAAAAGCACATTTGGAAAGTACAATCCGATTCCGAAAACAGTTCGAGAAGAAGTTCCTTTTCATCCTCACAAGACAGCAAGAGATCCGAAAAGACCCCGAATCTTGGAAGACATGTGCTTGTGAAAGAAACCAAAAAACTGTTCGAACCTATCAAATACATTCATGAAAGCTCCAGCTCTCTAGACAAGAAGTCAAACTTTTCCCTGAACGTTACATCTCTCAATCCGATTATTTCTAAATCGATAAGTGGAAACGTGCATGACAAAATCAAAAAGTTCTCCGAGACATCCTTGTCTGACTCCAAAATGCCTCAGAAAGTCCCAAGGCAGAAAAAGAAAGGCAGTTTCAAGAAGCGATCAGCAAGAAACCGAATCCTCAAAATGAGGAAAGAGGTCGAAGAAGTTa CGGGAGCGCCGTTGTCCTGTTGTTCGACGCCACCACCGCCGTTTGAGGAGGCGGCACCGCCGCGGACGAGTCGAACTAATTCGTCGTCGACTACGTCATCGAGTGCGTCGGGCAGACGCCGCGGCGCGTCGAGTGCGGCGAGCGTTATGACGACATCGTCTGCGTCGTCGTTAGCGTTGACGCCTGCTGCGTTGAGCAGCGCTAGAAGCAATGAAGCTAG TGTATGTTGGACGCCGCCTGCGTCGGTGGAAGGTTCTACGCCCACCTGGACCGAGGGCACGCCCAGCTTTACAGAGTCGAGTAGTAGTGAACAAG GCTACCCTATAACCCCCGCCCGGTCCGAGGGGCGCCGctccccgcgcccgccgccgccgcccgcgcgttCCCTCCCGCCGACCACCATCAACTGTCTCACTAGCGAAGTG ATGGAGATCACCCACCTTACGTCTGAAACGTCACATATAACTATATCTACGTACGAAGTACACCGGCAAATGGAAAGCGAAGATAAATATGTTAATTAA